TTTTTGATCTTGGATCTAAGTCTCCCGGGTGGAAGCTAAGTGTTGTTTCAGAAGGGGTATGGGGAGCACAATTAATCACAATAATTAACCTAAAAAGTTCCATCcatattctaataatatatacataaaccTAGGGTTGAATTATTGTCAGGCTTTTCTTTTATCTGCGAAAAGTAAGCTTAATATAAAGTGATTGaattgatatgtatatttttGTCAAGCTGGTGATGATGAGAGGGCGAATCCAGAGTAAATTTAGGTTCATAAAAGTAATTAACTATTTGCCAAGACATTGACCTTTGCAAGAAATTCAGTATAATAAGACAAATATGTGAGGGGTTACTTTGTAAAACTGTGAATGGTATCTTTGAAAACGAAAGGGCAACAGCATGATTTGATAATCTGAATAGACTTagtaattatttaaattgaaagcAGGATCAGACACCAAAAAAGATTCCcatattctaaaatttaattactttcGCTTTTATTAAGTTGGGATTTTGGTGTCAAAGTGATTGTGATTTGCGAAAGTTGAAGCTGCTGATTTGCTGAAATCATTACcgtaaggccaaaggactatatccCGCCCAAGGTATGCGGATTTCTTAAATCTCTtctcattaactttaaaaatattatttatctatttataatcatttaaatcaattaattttaaaagtaaagtcgttattttatatttaatattaaaaataaacttaaatataattttattttactccttaaaaatttaaaaactaacttttcttctctaaacttaaatagggtttagtttcaaaatccaaTTACCTTCTCCGACGTCATCATCGGCTGTTTCTCCCTCCTGACAACTCCCCATCCTCCGACGTGCTACCTCACCTCTACCCCAACCCCTCCGACGTCCCAAAGTGTCGTATGGGAAGACAATCTTCTTTCCAGACGAACTCATCTTCCCAGACATAAAAAATGAGATCGATCGACCTCATCTTTATAGTTTGAAAAGACAATTTCTTTTCCCAGACGATGATTTTGGATGCCAGAAGAGTTGGGGTGGAGGTGAGGCAGCTCGTCAGAGGATGGGGAGtcgtcgggagggagagacgactaACGATAGCACTAAAAAAGGTGAtcagattttgaaactaaaccttgggggggaaatgtgattttttcaaacttggcttggggaaaaaaatattagtttttaaacttttagaggggaaaatgagataaaatttttaggggttagagttcagttaattttaatcgaTTATAAGtgagtaaatgatatttttaaaattaatgagaaaaactttaaaaaatcagcatactttgggtgggacatagtcctttggccttatcataaattcaaaccgaTGGTATTGCATTTCATGTAAAACATCTTATTCAGTAAATCATCTCCAAGCAAGTTGTTGTTTGATTTAACTCCAAAAATTGATTGCGATATTTCCCACGAACGAACcacctttattaattaaaattaagccACAATTACaagatttttatataaactctaaataatgactaaaataaattaatgaagtaCAATCCATACTTCTTCAGAAagtcaacctcaattatatacaCCACAAGATATTTGGATGTATCCCGATGTGGCTATGCATGgtattttttatacaaacggtgatattgtaattaaatctaaaataattttcctttttgattagGGTGTATGTGGTTGAGCAATAGAAGTTAATGGGCTGTGAAATtcagaaagaaaaggaagagttTTGAAATGGATTCCTTCGATGCAACGTATAGCCAATaacattgaaaatgaagaaagaaacaaatgaaaaacgGTAAAAACTGCCTTATCCCCTTGATAAGGTAGGGCAGTGAGAATGGCAAAGCAATGTGGTGGTTCACGTGGTTACAGAGGCaatatcatcttcatttttcaGAACAATGTCTCCAAagttataataatacaaaacccTTTGATAGACAATCTTTGGAGACTAAAAAAAGGTGACTAATCTTTATTGCCTCGTATTATTTGTTAAAGTCGTCATCGTTATTGTATTGTAGAAATTAGAAAGAAACCATCGGCAACATTAAAAACCTCATCATATTCAATGCCTTGTCTAATGAATTTAACAAGGTTTTCTTTGTCATGCTCTTGTTCCTTCATATCCGGGGCGGAAGGATTGGTGTTTTTGTGTCATTATTATTAAGTTAACATTCAAATGGTTGTTCTTCCTCTATCTCTTTCAACACAAAGACAAAAGATACAATCATTTGTCTGCATTATATGTTCCCATCAggatttatcataatttattatatccACTCGCCTTTTTTCATGGGATCtaaacaagattttttttttctttgagtCCCCATGACATGGCAAACCaatcaaattattgaaaagacaatCAAAGAATTTCACTATCTAGCTAGCCCACTTCTACGTTATCATTATGATCATTTACATTAGCCAACCCGTGTAGAGGACTGCAAATTCTTACTGAAGATAATGCTTGGTTAAAATATTTTGCTTTTGTGCCAAGGTACTCACTCCATGTAATTGCCCTGTAGAGAGGGGGTTGACTTGGGCTTACTAACTTTCGCAGTGGTGAGATTTGGACATTGGCGGGTGGCCCATATAGACATGCAATGGATATCCTATTCTTTGTTCGGTTCACCATAGCCCGGTGGAGAACACTCCGATATATCCCGTTTGATAATATGTGAAGTAGGTCTCCAACATTAATCACGAGCCCGCCTGAGATGGGCGGGACGGTGACCCACCCGACACCCTCTTTCATTACCTGCAATCCACTGATGCTGTTTTGATAGAGGATAGTGAGAATGGTGGAATCAGTATGGGCAGCAAGACCCATGGCCTTGTCCGGATCCGGGCAAGCCGGGTAATAATTCAATTGGGAAACAGGAAAAGCATCTGCAAAATCACCCTTGGGCCCAGCCCATTGAACGTCCTCTTTGCTAATGCCCAATGAACCCAGTATTAACCACATCAATTTTGCCGCTAGctttttcatctctttctcATATCCCTCCATTACATCACtgatcaagaaaacaaaacGAAAGAACTGAGAGAAATGAAAACACTGTATGAAATAGTGAAGATGCTATTATTATGGATATAAAACAAAGTAAACGGGAAGACactggattttttttcttgagacTCTCTCCAAATCCCCATAGCGGGTCCATTGCTTTCATTTTAATCTTTGCTAATTGCATTAGGGAAAGCAAATGGATTTTCATTTTTGAGTATTTTGATATACAGTTAAACTGCCTTTATCAATTCATTACCAAATTAAatgcaaaggaaaaaaaatattgaaatttagtTTACACGTTGTGGATTAATATTATTACCAGTGTTTGGTATAATCCTGGGGCCAAAGTTGGCGAAAATGATGGAGAGGTGATCCAAAGACAGTGAAGCCTTCATACCACATGAGCTTTGAGAAGAATGGGGAAATTCTCGCTAAGCCGTAGCCAGAAACGGCGTCGGGTGATCGAGAAGCTTTGagtttttgttggagaggtaaAGAGAAAAGAGTTTTAGCAGTAGACTCAGTTTGTTGAAGAATGGAAGTGGGGATTCCGTGATTAATGACTTGGAAAACACCCCAACTTTTGCATGCATGGCCGATGAGTTGAAGAGCATTAGGTTCATTGAGATCAATTACAGGGACGGATTCAGAGACTAAAGAGGAATCAACAACAGGAGTAGATGGGTAGTCGTCGAACTGATGATTCCATTTGTAGGAGTCAGGCAATTCCTGAAGAGAGGTAAAGTCCGGGAGATTGCGATGAAGGTCCACCGGGTGAGCTCGATAAGCATCAGAGATTCTTGAAGGCATAATGAAAGTACTTTTCAGTAGAAAACAAGGAATCTATCAAAGccagagagacagagagagagaaaaggaaagaaaggaattGAGTTTTTGTGTTGGATTTTAGAGGTTTAAGGGCTAAATTGAAAGGAAATTAAAGTGGTGGTGAGAGCCTGGAGTTGTTGTTACATTACTAACGTAGGATCCATGACAAAATAGAAAAGCAAAATGAGATTAGATGAAAGACATAGTTTGTAGactatatatatagagaggCGTGAGGAGAGAGAATATGATAGGTAACAAATTTTTACcaacatttaaaaaatctaatcttCAACTTTTATCTTGCTTACAATCATCTATGtcataaataaatagtaattaaaaGCAGAAAAGTATTCTTATATTAAAGGAATGTTTTGTTAAATTCGAAACCAATAAATATTCCAAATAACCTCTCACAttcatctaaattatatatatatttatatatttttaagattcaaTCAATGTTAATGTCTTTGGTTTATTAAAATACCAAGTCCTCTTTTGCGAATatctaaatataaataattaatagaagaaaaaaaattaaataaactccgatatttaaaaagtatttatgaATTTTCTAAAGAAGGGGAACAGCCATATCCGGAAATTTTAATGTTACTTaccattttgatattttttacttgTGTATTCATACtgaaaatggtaatttttttatactatttaaaagtttcaaaatcaattttttgtgtggccatatatttatattataaaaagaaataatgtttataaactttatattttataatcctCTAAAATGCATCTAAAAGTATgacaactcaaataaaataagagaGAATTTAGGAGCATTGGACACAACTGCATTTCGCTATATACGAGAAAACAGAGAATATGGAGATTATATTCAATGAAcaagtatataatatatgatgTGTATATTATATTTCAGTCTTAAGAAATTACTGTTAGTGTTGTTGTGGTTGTTGTTGGTATTAGCTGAAGTTTGGGTAGGATTTGGGCATTGAGTGGCACATAAAGaaagtttgaataataaaaaaaagttgaaaataattaaaaagtaattaaaaaaatgagtgaCACAGAAAAGAGTACAAGGAAATAGAGGGTCCGGGGGGTCTGAaggggagaagatgatggagaTGATCGTGACAGAGTGGGTGAGACCAAGGAGAGAGTGGGGAGTTTTATTTGTGTTGAGTGGTGTTGGGAGAAGTGTGGATGGAAGGAgacaagaaaagaaaggagagtAA
Above is a genomic segment from Mangifera indica cultivar Alphonso chromosome 3, CATAS_Mindica_2.1, whole genome shotgun sequence containing:
- the LOC123210908 gene encoding gibberellin 3-beta-dioxygenase 1-like; this translates as MPSRISDAYRAHPVDLHRNLPDFTSLQELPDSYKWNHQFDDYPSTPVVDSSLVSESVPVIDLNEPNALQLIGHACKSWGVFQVINHGIPTSILQQTESTAKTLFSLPLQQKLKASRSPDAVSGYGLARISPFFSKLMWYEGFTVFGSPLHHFRQLWPQDYTKHCDVMEGYEKEMKKLAAKLMWLILGSLGISKEDVQWAGPKGDFADAFPVSQLNYYPACPDPDKAMGLAAHTDSTILTILYQNSISGLQVMKEGVGWVTVPPISGGLVINVGDLLHILSNGIYRSVLHRAMVNRTKNRISIACLYGPPANVQISPLRKLVSPSQPPLYRAITWSEYLGTKAKYFNQALSSVRICSPLHGLANVNDHNDNVEVG